Proteins encoded together in one Camelina sativa cultivar DH55 chromosome 9, Cs, whole genome shotgun sequence window:
- the LOC104780467 gene encoding telomere repeat-binding protein 2 isoform X1 — protein MVSHKVLEFGDDGYKLPAQARAPRSLRKRRIYEKKLCAIDLLATVAGTLLLEGESSVNAGGENCLVVQNTVKKELQAEENVLSGSPSPFDNGKCGFSSVITTNPNHLLVVGDKLDKEVVEGFSNLGCAGSDSCKVRNFSKDLNHPGVNVKPDVVASIGSNSSTEVRACGSGSPNDSRDDDDVHLFSRNNDNDDDDENFSGYIRPRLTRPVPRIGDRRIRKILASRHWKGGNTADAKPWYCSKRSYYLHNHQRSYPIKKRKYFDTISDSNSDDYRLQGKTHKGNRTISSMKSRNASFVSRDHHVRLRIKSFRVPELFIEIPETATVGSLKRMVMEAVTTILGDGLRVGLMVQGKKVRDDSKTLLQTGISEENTHLDSLGFSLEPSLGTTSQPLLSSYLSENACDDLMLCRDNVLVDPNHDSTPSPSDSFGKLGSTDDSRALVPIASSALLAPRTPNRKFKRTEQQQAAHRRIRRPFSVTEVEALVQAVENLGTGRWRDVKVHAFVDAEHRTYVDLKDKWKTLVHTARISPQQRRGEPVPQELLDRVLKAHAYWSQHLMHQLQIEPPPSSQVEALI, from the exons ATGGTGTCGCATAAAGTCTTAGAATTTGGAGACGATGGTTACAAATTGCCTGCTCAAGCTCGAGCTCCCAGATCACTCCGG AAGAGGCGCATTTACGAGAAGAAACTGTGCGCGATTGACTTATTGGCCACCGTAGCTGGAACCTTGCTGCTCGAGGGAGAAAGCTCGGTGAATGCGGGTGGAGAAAACTGTCTAGTTGTACAAAATACTGTAAAGAAGGAACTCCAGGCTGAAGAAAACGTGTTATCAGGATCCCCGAGCCCATTTGACAATGGCAAGTGTGGATTTAGCTCTGTGATTACCACAAATCCTAATCACTTGTTGGTAGTAGGTGACAAGTTAGACAAGGAGGTTGTTGAGGGTTTTAGTAACTTGGGTTGTGCTGGTAGTGATTCTTGTAAAGTCAGAAACTTTAGTAAGGATCTTAATCATCCGGGTGTGAATGTAAAACCTGATGTTGTAGCTAGTATAGGTAGTAACAGTAGTACCGAGGTAAGAGCATGTGGGAGCGGTAGTCCCAATGATTCtcgggatgatgatgatgtacaTTTATTTAGTAGaaataatgataatgatgatgatgatgaaaactTCTCTGGGTACATTCGCCCTCGTCTGACTAGGCCTGTGCCTCGTATTGGAGACAGAAGAATCAGGAAGATATTGGCTTCTAGACATTGGAAAGGAGGCAACACAG CAGATGCAAAGCCATGGTATTGCTCAAAGAGGAGTTATTACTTGCACAATCATCAGAGGAGTTATCCCATCAAGAAAAGGAAATACTTTGACACTATTTCCGATTCGAACTCTGATGATTACCGTTTGCAAGGGAAGACACATAAAG GAAACAGAACAATATCTTCCATGAAAAGTCGAAATGCATCTTTTGTGTCAAGGGACCATCATG tGAGGCTGCGGATCAAGTCTTTCAGGGTGCCTGAGCTTTTCATAGAGATTCCAGAAACTGCTACTGTTGGCTCCTTGAAG CGGATGGTGATGGAAGCAGTGACAACCATACTAGGTGATGGACTCCGAGTCGGGTTGATGGTTCAAGGAAAGAAAGTTCGAGATGATAGCAAAACCCTTCTTCAGACTGGGATCTCTGAGGAGAACACGCACTTGGATTCTCTCGGTTTCAGCCTTGAGCCTAGTTTAGGAACCACCTCTCAACCGCTGTTATCCAG TTATCTGTCAGAGAATGCCTGTGATGATTTAATGTTATGCCGCGACAATGTGTTGGTGGATCCTAATCATGACTCAACACCATCCCCATCTGACTCATTTGGAAAACTAGGATCGACTGATGATTCTAGAGCTTTGGTTCCTATTGCGTCATCAGCGTTGTTGGCTCCTCGAACTCCTAACCGTAAGTTTAAAAGGACTGAGCAGCAGCAAGCTGCACATCGCAGAATTCGTCGACCTTTCTCAGTTACTGAAGTAGAAGCACTAGTACAAGCTGTTGAGAATCTCGGAACCGGAAG GTGGAGAGACGTTAAGGTTCATGCTTTTGTGGACGCGGAGCACCGTACTTATGTTGATCTCAag GATAAATGGAAGACGCTGGTCCACACGGCAAGGATATCCCCACAGCAGCGGAGAGGAGAGCCGGTGCCACAGGAACTTCTGGACCGTGTTCTGAAGGCACACGCTTACTGGTCACAACACCTAATGCATCAACTGCAGATTGAGCCACCACCATCCTCTCAGGTAGAGGCTCTAATCTGA
- the LOC104780467 gene encoding telomere repeat-binding protein 2 isoform X2 — translation MVSHKVLEFGDDGYKLPAQARAPRSLRKRRIYEKKLCAIDLLATVAGTLLLEGESSVNAGGENCLVVQNTVKKELQAEENVLSGSPSPFDNGKCGFSSVITTNPNHLLVVGDKLDKEVVEGFSNLGCAGSDSCKVRNFSKDLNHPGVNVKPDVVASIGSNSSTEVRACGSGSPNDSRDDDDVHLFSRNNDNDDDDENFSGYIRPRLTRPVPRIGDRRIRKILASRHWKGGNTDAKPWYCSKRSYYLHNHQRSYPIKKRKYFDTISDSNSDDYRLQGKTHKGNRTISSMKSRNASFVSRDHHVRLRIKSFRVPELFIEIPETATVGSLKRMVMEAVTTILGDGLRVGLMVQGKKVRDDSKTLLQTGISEENTHLDSLGFSLEPSLGTTSQPLLSSYLSENACDDLMLCRDNVLVDPNHDSTPSPSDSFGKLGSTDDSRALVPIASSALLAPRTPNRKFKRTEQQQAAHRRIRRPFSVTEVEALVQAVENLGTGRWRDVKVHAFVDAEHRTYVDLKDKWKTLVHTARISPQQRRGEPVPQELLDRVLKAHAYWSQHLMHQLQIEPPPSSQVEALI, via the exons ATGGTGTCGCATAAAGTCTTAGAATTTGGAGACGATGGTTACAAATTGCCTGCTCAAGCTCGAGCTCCCAGATCACTCCGG AAGAGGCGCATTTACGAGAAGAAACTGTGCGCGATTGACTTATTGGCCACCGTAGCTGGAACCTTGCTGCTCGAGGGAGAAAGCTCGGTGAATGCGGGTGGAGAAAACTGTCTAGTTGTACAAAATACTGTAAAGAAGGAACTCCAGGCTGAAGAAAACGTGTTATCAGGATCCCCGAGCCCATTTGACAATGGCAAGTGTGGATTTAGCTCTGTGATTACCACAAATCCTAATCACTTGTTGGTAGTAGGTGACAAGTTAGACAAGGAGGTTGTTGAGGGTTTTAGTAACTTGGGTTGTGCTGGTAGTGATTCTTGTAAAGTCAGAAACTTTAGTAAGGATCTTAATCATCCGGGTGTGAATGTAAAACCTGATGTTGTAGCTAGTATAGGTAGTAACAGTAGTACCGAGGTAAGAGCATGTGGGAGCGGTAGTCCCAATGATTCtcgggatgatgatgatgtacaTTTATTTAGTAGaaataatgataatgatgatgatgatgaaaactTCTCTGGGTACATTCGCCCTCGTCTGACTAGGCCTGTGCCTCGTATTGGAGACAGAAGAATCAGGAAGATATTGGCTTCTAGACATTGGAAAGGAGGCAACACAG ATGCAAAGCCATGGTATTGCTCAAAGAGGAGTTATTACTTGCACAATCATCAGAGGAGTTATCCCATCAAGAAAAGGAAATACTTTGACACTATTTCCGATTCGAACTCTGATGATTACCGTTTGCAAGGGAAGACACATAAAG GAAACAGAACAATATCTTCCATGAAAAGTCGAAATGCATCTTTTGTGTCAAGGGACCATCATG tGAGGCTGCGGATCAAGTCTTTCAGGGTGCCTGAGCTTTTCATAGAGATTCCAGAAACTGCTACTGTTGGCTCCTTGAAG CGGATGGTGATGGAAGCAGTGACAACCATACTAGGTGATGGACTCCGAGTCGGGTTGATGGTTCAAGGAAAGAAAGTTCGAGATGATAGCAAAACCCTTCTTCAGACTGGGATCTCTGAGGAGAACACGCACTTGGATTCTCTCGGTTTCAGCCTTGAGCCTAGTTTAGGAACCACCTCTCAACCGCTGTTATCCAG TTATCTGTCAGAGAATGCCTGTGATGATTTAATGTTATGCCGCGACAATGTGTTGGTGGATCCTAATCATGACTCAACACCATCCCCATCTGACTCATTTGGAAAACTAGGATCGACTGATGATTCTAGAGCTTTGGTTCCTATTGCGTCATCAGCGTTGTTGGCTCCTCGAACTCCTAACCGTAAGTTTAAAAGGACTGAGCAGCAGCAAGCTGCACATCGCAGAATTCGTCGACCTTTCTCAGTTACTGAAGTAGAAGCACTAGTACAAGCTGTTGAGAATCTCGGAACCGGAAG GTGGAGAGACGTTAAGGTTCATGCTTTTGTGGACGCGGAGCACCGTACTTATGTTGATCTCAag GATAAATGGAAGACGCTGGTCCACACGGCAAGGATATCCCCACAGCAGCGGAGAGGAGAGCCGGTGCCACAGGAACTTCTGGACCGTGTTCTGAAGGCACACGCTTACTGGTCACAACACCTAATGCATCAACTGCAGATTGAGCCACCACCATCCTCTCAGGTAGAGGCTCTAATCTGA
- the LOC104711114 gene encoding scarecrow-like protein 30 isoform X1: MDAVLQVPVDGFKFENGSGSCCKPMNNLDESCFTCFDESESQSDSSSPTESKVCSDYLPVFKYINDMLMEEDLEGQPCMLVDSLALQAAEKSFYEVLQDQSPPTSDQSSDVTGSPEVVSEESTRRYRHRDGDEDDYLEGGRKSKLPAISTMDELAEKYEEVLLICQKNTHGEASPNKTKPAKGSSNRSKQQKTEQPVDMRDLLMQCAQAVASFDQSRAAEKLKEIREHSSIRGDATQRLGYHLAEALEARITGTMATPISATYSRTSMVDILKAYKGFVQACPTLRMCYFTANRTIYELASKATTLHIIDFGILYGFQLPCLIQALSNRDGGPPLLRVTGIELPQSGFRPSERVEETGRRLKRFCDKFKVPFEYSFIAKNWEDITLDELVIKTGETTVVNCILRLQYTPDETMSLNSPRDTVLKLFRDINPDLFVFAEINGTYNSPFFLTRFREALFHCSALFDMYEATLPEEDNCRTMVERELIVRDAMSVIACEGSERFARPETYKQWQVRILRAGFKPAKLNKEIIKHAKEIVKQRYHKDFVIDNDNHWMLQGWKGRVLYAVSCWKPAKK, encoded by the coding sequence ATGGATGCTGTTTTGCAAGTACCCGTTGATGGGTTCAAATTCGAAAACGGTTCTGGATCTTGCTGCAAACCAATGAACAATCTTGATGAATCTTGCTTCACTTGTTTCGACGAATCTGAATCTCAGAGCGACTCTTCTTCTCCTACCGAGTCTAAGGTATGTTCTGATTACCTTCCAGTCTTCAAGTACATCAATGACATGTTGATGGAGGAAGATCTTGAAGGTCAGCCTTGTATGTTGGTAGACAGTTTGGCTTTACAAGCCGCCGAGAAATCTTTCTACGAAGTGCTTCAAGATCAATCTCCTCCTACTTCTGATCAAAGCTCAGATGTCACTGGATCGCCTGAAGTAGTTTCAGAGGAGTCAACGAGAAGGTATCGCCATAGggatggtgatgaagatgattatCTTGAGGGTGGAAGGAAATCAAAGCTCCCTGCAATATCCACGATGGATGAGCTGGCTGAAAAGTACGAGGAAGTTTTGTTGATCTGTCAAAAGAATACTCATGGAGAAGCAtcaccaaacaaaaccaaaccagcAAAGGGCTCATCGAACCGATCCAAACAACAAAAGACAGAACAGCCAGTAGATATGCGAGATCTCCTGATGCAATGCGCGCAAGCAGTGGCGAGTTTTGACCAGTCTCGAGCTGCTGAGAAACTGAAGGAGATAAGAGAACACTCTTCTATCCGCGGCGATGCAACTCAGAGACTTGGTTATCACTTAGCCGAGGCGCTTGAAGCACGTATCACCGGAACCATGGCTACACCAATATCTGCTACTTATAGCAGAACATCTATGGTGGACATTTTGAAAGCCTACAAGGGGTTTGTTCAAGCTTGCCCCACTTTAAGAATGTGTTACTTCACTGCAAACAGAACAATCTATGAGCTTGCTTCCAAAGCAACCACACTTCACATCATTGATTTTGGGATTCTCTATGGTTTTCAGTTGCCTTGTCTGATACAAGCCCTGTCAAACCGTGACGGCGGACCACCACTGCTCCGTGTGACTGGTATCGAGCTGCCTCAGTCAGGTTTCCGTCCATCAGAGCGGGTAGAAGAGACAGGTAGAAGACTGAAGAGGTTCTGTGACAAGTTCAAAGTCCCGTTTGAGTACAGTTTCATAGCCAAAAACTGGGAGGACATAACTCTTGATGAGCTTGTGATCAAGACTGGAGAGACAACAGTTGTTAACTGCATCCTCCGGCTACAGTATACTCCTGATGAAACCATGTCCCTCAACTCTCCGAGAGACACGGTTCTGAAACTATTCAGAGATATCAATCCTGACCTCTTTGTGTTTGCAGAGATCAACGGGACGTACAATTCTCCCTTCTTCCTAACAAGGTTCAGAGAAGCTCTGTTCCATTGCTCGGCTCTCTTTGACATGTATGAGGCCACATTACCAGAAGAAGACAATTGCAGGACCATGGTGGAGAGGGAGCTAATCGTAAGAGATGCAATGAGTGTGATAGCATGTGAAGGGTCTGAACGGTTTGCAAGGCCCGAAACCTACAAGCAATGGCAGGTTAGGATTTTAAGAGCCGGGTTTAAACCGGCGAAACTAAACAAAGAGATCATAAAGCACGCGAAAGAGATAGTGAAACAACGTTACCATAAAGATTTTGTGATTGACAATGATAACCACTGGATGCTTCAAGGCTGGAAAGGAAGAGTCCTTTATGCTGTTTCTTGTTGGAAACCTGCTAAGAAGTAG
- the LOC104711114 gene encoding scarecrow-like protein 30 isoform X2, producing MDAVLQVPVDGFKFENGSGSCCKPMNNLDESCFTCFDESESQSDSSSPTESKVCSDYLPVFKYINDMLMEEDLEGQPCMLVDSLALQAAEKSFYEVLQDQSPPTSDQSSDVTGSPEVVSEESTRRYRHRDGDEDDYLEGGRKSKLPAISTMDELAEKYEEVLLICQKNTHGEASPNKTKPAKGSSNRSKQQKTEQPVDMRDLLMQCAQAVASFDQSRAAEKLKEIREHSSIRGDATQRLGYHLAEALEARITGTMATPISATYSRTSMVDILKAYKGFVQACPTLRMCYFTANRTIYELASKATTLHIIDFGILYGFQLPCLIQALSNRDGGPPLLRVTGIELPQSGFRPSERVEETGRRLKRFCDKFKVPFEYSFIAKNWEDITLDELVIKTGETTVVNCILRLQYTPDETMSLNSPRDTVLKLFRDINPDLFVFAEINEEDNCRTMVERELIVRDAMSVIACEGSERFARPETYKQWQVRILRAGFKPAKLNKEIIKHAKEIVKQRYHKDFVIDNDNHWMLQGWKGRVLYAVSCWKPAKK from the exons ATGGATGCTGTTTTGCAAGTACCCGTTGATGGGTTCAAATTCGAAAACGGTTCTGGATCTTGCTGCAAACCAATGAACAATCTTGATGAATCTTGCTTCACTTGTTTCGACGAATCTGAATCTCAGAGCGACTCTTCTTCTCCTACCGAGTCTAAGGTATGTTCTGATTACCTTCCAGTCTTCAAGTACATCAATGACATGTTGATGGAGGAAGATCTTGAAGGTCAGCCTTGTATGTTGGTAGACAGTTTGGCTTTACAAGCCGCCGAGAAATCTTTCTACGAAGTGCTTCAAGATCAATCTCCTCCTACTTCTGATCAAAGCTCAGATGTCACTGGATCGCCTGAAGTAGTTTCAGAGGAGTCAACGAGAAGGTATCGCCATAGggatggtgatgaagatgattatCTTGAGGGTGGAAGGAAATCAAAGCTCCCTGCAATATCCACGATGGATGAGCTGGCTGAAAAGTACGAGGAAGTTTTGTTGATCTGTCAAAAGAATACTCATGGAGAAGCAtcaccaaacaaaaccaaaccagcAAAGGGCTCATCGAACCGATCCAAACAACAAAAGACAGAACAGCCAGTAGATATGCGAGATCTCCTGATGCAATGCGCGCAAGCAGTGGCGAGTTTTGACCAGTCTCGAGCTGCTGAGAAACTGAAGGAGATAAGAGAACACTCTTCTATCCGCGGCGATGCAACTCAGAGACTTGGTTATCACTTAGCCGAGGCGCTTGAAGCACGTATCACCGGAACCATGGCTACACCAATATCTGCTACTTATAGCAGAACATCTATGGTGGACATTTTGAAAGCCTACAAGGGGTTTGTTCAAGCTTGCCCCACTTTAAGAATGTGTTACTTCACTGCAAACAGAACAATCTATGAGCTTGCTTCCAAAGCAACCACACTTCACATCATTGATTTTGGGATTCTCTATGGTTTTCAGTTGCCTTGTCTGATACAAGCCCTGTCAAACCGTGACGGCGGACCACCACTGCTCCGTGTGACTGGTATCGAGCTGCCTCAGTCAGGTTTCCGTCCATCAGAGCGGGTAGAAGAGACAGGTAGAAGACTGAAGAGGTTCTGTGACAAGTTCAAAGTCCCGTTTGAGTACAGTTTCATAGCCAAAAACTGGGAGGACATAACTCTTGATGAGCTTGTGATCAAGACTGGAGAGACAACAGTTGTTAACTGCATCCTCCGGCTACAGTATACTCCTGATGAAACCATGTCCCTCAACTCTCCGAGAGACACGGTTCTGAAACTATTCAGAGATATCAATCCTGACCTCTTTGTGTTTGCAGAGATCAACG AAGAAGACAATTGCAGGACCATGGTGGAGAGGGAGCTAATCGTAAGAGATGCAATGAGTGTGATAGCATGTGAAGGGTCTGAACGGTTTGCAAGGCCCGAAACCTACAAGCAATGGCAGGTTAGGATTTTAAGAGCCGGGTTTAAACCGGCGAAACTAAACAAAGAGATCATAAAGCACGCGAAAGAGATAGTGAAACAACGTTACCATAAAGATTTTGTGATTGACAATGATAACCACTGGATGCTTCAAGGCTGGAAAGGAAGAGTCCTTTATGCTGTTTCTTGTTGGAAACCTGCTAAGAAGTAG
- the LOC104711114 gene encoding scarecrow-like protein 30 isoform X3, whose product MDELAEKYEEVLLICQKNTHGEASPNKTKPAKGSSNRSKQQKTEQPVDMRDLLMQCAQAVASFDQSRAAEKLKEIREHSSIRGDATQRLGYHLAEALEARITGTMATPISATYSRTSMVDILKAYKGFVQACPTLRMCYFTANRTIYELASKATTLHIIDFGILYGFQLPCLIQALSNRDGGPPLLRVTGIELPQSGFRPSERVEETGRRLKRFCDKFKVPFEYSFIAKNWEDITLDELVIKTGETTVVNCILRLQYTPDETMSLNSPRDTVLKLFRDINPDLFVFAEINGTYNSPFFLTRFREALFHCSALFDMYEATLPEEDNCRTMVERELIVRDAMSVIACEGSERFARPETYKQWQVRILRAGFKPAKLNKEIIKHAKEIVKQRYHKDFVIDNDNHWMLQGWKGRVLYAVSCWKPAKK is encoded by the coding sequence ATGGATGAGCTGGCTGAAAAGTACGAGGAAGTTTTGTTGATCTGTCAAAAGAATACTCATGGAGAAGCAtcaccaaacaaaaccaaaccagcAAAGGGCTCATCGAACCGATCCAAACAACAAAAGACAGAACAGCCAGTAGATATGCGAGATCTCCTGATGCAATGCGCGCAAGCAGTGGCGAGTTTTGACCAGTCTCGAGCTGCTGAGAAACTGAAGGAGATAAGAGAACACTCTTCTATCCGCGGCGATGCAACTCAGAGACTTGGTTATCACTTAGCCGAGGCGCTTGAAGCACGTATCACCGGAACCATGGCTACACCAATATCTGCTACTTATAGCAGAACATCTATGGTGGACATTTTGAAAGCCTACAAGGGGTTTGTTCAAGCTTGCCCCACTTTAAGAATGTGTTACTTCACTGCAAACAGAACAATCTATGAGCTTGCTTCCAAAGCAACCACACTTCACATCATTGATTTTGGGATTCTCTATGGTTTTCAGTTGCCTTGTCTGATACAAGCCCTGTCAAACCGTGACGGCGGACCACCACTGCTCCGTGTGACTGGTATCGAGCTGCCTCAGTCAGGTTTCCGTCCATCAGAGCGGGTAGAAGAGACAGGTAGAAGACTGAAGAGGTTCTGTGACAAGTTCAAAGTCCCGTTTGAGTACAGTTTCATAGCCAAAAACTGGGAGGACATAACTCTTGATGAGCTTGTGATCAAGACTGGAGAGACAACAGTTGTTAACTGCATCCTCCGGCTACAGTATACTCCTGATGAAACCATGTCCCTCAACTCTCCGAGAGACACGGTTCTGAAACTATTCAGAGATATCAATCCTGACCTCTTTGTGTTTGCAGAGATCAACGGGACGTACAATTCTCCCTTCTTCCTAACAAGGTTCAGAGAAGCTCTGTTCCATTGCTCGGCTCTCTTTGACATGTATGAGGCCACATTACCAGAAGAAGACAATTGCAGGACCATGGTGGAGAGGGAGCTAATCGTAAGAGATGCAATGAGTGTGATAGCATGTGAAGGGTCTGAACGGTTTGCAAGGCCCGAAACCTACAAGCAATGGCAGGTTAGGATTTTAAGAGCCGGGTTTAAACCGGCGAAACTAAACAAAGAGATCATAAAGCACGCGAAAGAGATAGTGAAACAACGTTACCATAAAGATTTTGTGATTGACAATGATAACCACTGGATGCTTCAAGGCTGGAAAGGAAGAGTCCTTTATGCTGTTTCTTGTTGGAAACCTGCTAAGAAGTAG
- the LOC104711113 gene encoding pentatricopeptide repeat-containing protein At3g46610-like produces MQALTIWPLKSGLLVGSRLEFELDCSCSVVVSPKTRNRHCFLEQPYFGSSSSSSSISSGFAINPTSKVLFLCEPKRSLLGSSVGVGWATEQRELGEEEDVSTEDSSSAVNGGEKNNKSRVNVRELAFSLRGAKTADDVDDVLKDKGELPLQVFCAMIKGFGKDKRLKPAVAVVDWLKRKKSESGGVIGPNLFIYNSLLGAMKQLREAEKILSDMEEQGIVPNIVTYNTLMVIYMEEGEFLKSLGVLDLVKEKGFEPNPITYSTALLVYRRMEDGMGALEFFVELREKYSKREIGNDSSYDWEFEFVKLENFIGRICYQVMRRWLVKDENWSTRVLKLLNAMDSAGIRPSREEHERLIWACTREEHYIVGKELYKRIRERFPEISLSVCNHLIWLMGKAKKWWAALEIYENLLDEGPEPNNLSYELVVSHFSILLSAASKRGIWRWGVRLLNKMEDKGLKPQSRHWNAVLVACSKASETAAAIQIFKAMVDNGEKPTVISYGALLSALEKGKLYDEAFRVWNHMVKVGIEPNLYAYTTMASVLTGQQKFNLLDTLLKEMASKGIEPSVVTYNAVISGCARNGLSGVAYEWFHKLRSENVEPNEITYEMLIEALANDAKPRLAYELHLKAQNEGLKLSSKPYDAVVKSAETYGATIDLNLLGPRPDKKKKA; encoded by the coding sequence ATGCAAGCTTTAACCATTTGGCCATTAAAGTCTGGTCTTTTGGTTGGATCAAGATTGGAATTTGAATTGgattgttcttgttctgttgTAGTTAGCCCTAAGACTCGAAATAGACATTGTTTTCTTGAACAGCCTTACtttggtagtagtagtagtagtagtagtatctcTAGCGGGTTTGCCATTAACCCTACTTCAAAAGTTCTGTTTTTGTGTGAGCCAAAGAGAAGTTTGTTGGGATCATCGGTTGGGGTAGGATGGGCCACGGAGCAACGAGAGctcggggaagaagaagatgtttccACGGAAGATTCAAGTTCAGCCGTAAATGGAGGAGAAAAGAACAACAAGTCAAGAGTTAATGTTAGAGAATTAGCGTTTAGTTTACGAGGTGCTAAGACAGCTGATGATGTGGATGATGTACTCAAGGATAAGGGAGAATTGCCTCTACAAGTCTTTTGTGCTATGATTAAGGGTTTTGGCAAGGACAAGAGATTGAAGCCTGCGGTGGCGGTAGTAGATTGgcttaagaggaagaagagtgaATCAGGAGGTGTCATAGGTCCAAACCTTTTCATATATAACAGTCTTTTGGGTGCGATGAAACAGTTGAGGGAAGCAGAGAAGATACTGAGTGATATGGAGGAACAAGGGATTGTTCCAAACATTGTTACTTACAATACTTTGATGGTTATTTACATGGAAGAAGGGGAGTTTCTCAAGTCCCTTGGGGTTCTTgatttagtcaaagaaaaaggttttgagCCTAACCCGATAACATATTCAACGGCTTTGCTCGTCTACAGAAGAATGGAAGACGGTATGGGAGCTCTCGAGTTCTTTGTTGAGTTGAGAGAAAAATACTCAAAGAGGGAGATAGGGAACGACTCCAGTTACGATTGGGAATTTGAGTTTGTTAAGCTCGAAAACTTCATTGGTAGAATATGCTACCAAGTGATGAGGCGGTGGCTGGTGAAAGATGAAAACTGGAGTACTAGAGTGTTGAAGCTTTTGAATGCAATGGACAGTGCAGGGATTAGACCGAGCAGGGAAGAGCACGAGAGGCTTATATGGGCGTGTACTCGTGAAGAGCATTATATTGTTGGTAAAGAGTTGTATAAAAGAATTAGAGAGAGGTTTCCTGAGATAAGTCTGTCTGTCTGCAACCATTTGATTTGGCTGATGGGTAAGGCTAAGAAATGGTGGGCAGCGTTAGAGATCTATGAGAATCTTCTTGATGAAGGACCTGAACCTAACAATTTGTCTTACGAGTTAGTGGTCTCTCATTTCAGTATCTTGCTGAGTGCAGCTAGCAAGAGAGGAATATGGAGATGGGGAGTTAGGTTACTTAACAAAATGGAAGATAAAGGATTGAAACCGCAGAGCAGACATTGGAACGCTGTTCTTGTAGCGTGTTCAAAAGCCTCTGAGACTGCAGCTGCGATCCAAATCTTTAAAGCAATGGTTGACAACGGTGAAAAGCCAACGGTAATCTCATACGGTGCACTGCTCAGTGCTCTTGAGAAAGGGAAGTTATATGATGAGGCGTTTCGGGTTTGGAACCATATGGTTAAGGTAGGGATTGAGCCAAATCTTTACGCGTACACGACAATGGCTTCAGTTTTGACAGGACAGCAAAAGTTCAATCTTTTGGATACCCTTCTCAAGGAAATGGCTTCAAAGGGTATTGAGCCGAGCGTTGTGACTTACAACGCGGTTATAAGTGGTTGCGCGAGGAACGGGTTAAGTGGTGTGGCTTATGAGTGGTTTCATAAATTGAGAAGTGAGAATGTTGAGCCTAATGAGATAACTTACGAGATGTTGATCGAGGCTCTTGCAAATGATGCAAAGCCAAGGCTTGCTTATGAGTTACATTTGAAGGCTCAAAACGAAGGGCTTAAGCTCTCTTCTAAGCCATACGATGCGGTTGTCAAGTCAGCTGAGACTTATGGAGCCACCATTGATCTTAATCTTTTGGGTCCTCGAccagacaaaaagaagaaagcttag
- the LOC104711115 gene encoding putative protein TPRXL has product MDVEKLWNHTKKDSIFQNTHFSSSSKPFFTRSFSTKDSSSPSSSNPIFTRSFSTKASSSHPSSSKSHFMRSFSTKPSSSSSSCSSEPVFRRSFSAKPKDSKSLLMSRSCSTKSSADHFSSKSSLDLSRSLSHKGASVTRKCLKVAKEHKSRFYIIKRCVFMLVCWHKHS; this is encoded by the coding sequence ATGGATGTCGAAAAGCTATGGAACCATACAAAGAAAGACTCCATCTTTCAAAATactcatttctcttcttcttcaaaaccctttttcacaagaagcttctcaaccaaagattcatcttctccttcttcttcaaacccCATTTTCACAAGAAGCTTCTCAACAAAAGCTTCATCTTCTCATCCTTCATCATCCAAATCCCATTTCATGAGAAGCTTCTCAACTAAACcttcgtcttcgtcgtcttcttgttcttcggAGCCCGTTTTCAGACGGAGTTTCTCAGCAAAGCCCAAAGATTCGAAGTCTTTGCTCATGTCTAGAAGCTGTTCCACGAAATCTTCAGCTGATCATTTCTCTTCCAAGTCTTCTTTAGATCTCTCTAGAAGCTTGTCTCATAAAGGAGCTTCGGTGACGCGAAAATGCTTGAAAGTGGCGAAAGAGCATAAGTCCCGGTTCTACATaatcaaacgctgcgttttcaTGCTCGTTTGCTGGCACAAACATTCTTGA